The genome window ggattaccttgcctctctttgtcaccatcctcccacatttctcgatcatcccgatgtccgagctgtagatcctggtggtgtggatcagcgagtcgatgtctcgctcactcttggcgtacagcttgatgtcatccatgtagaggaggtgacttatggtggccccgttccggagtcggtatccatagccagtcttgtttattatttggctcagggggttcagacctatgcagaacagcagtggggacagtgcatctccttggtatatgccacatttgatggatacttgggcaagtggcttcccattggcttcaagggtggttctccacaacctcatcgagtttgcaatgaaggcccttagagttctgttgatgttgtacagctccaagcattcagtgatccatgtgtgtggcattgagtcataggctttcttgtagtcgatccaggctgtgcacaggttggtgtgtcgcattctgcagtcttgggcgactgttctgtctaccaggagttggtgtttggctcctctggtatccttaccaatgcccttctgtgcttcgctcatgtattgactcatgtgcccacttatcttagctgcgatgatgcctgatgagcttccatgttgtggagagacaggttattggccggtagttggatgggactgtgccctttgagggatccttcattatcaggatcgttcgcccttcggttagccattcagggtgagtcccatcccttagcagctggttcatttgtgctgccaggcgctcatggattgcagtgagcttctttagccagtaggcgtggatcatgtcagggccaggtgctgtccagtttttcatacctgagactctatgttggatgtctgccaccgtgatagtcactggattctgttcagggaggttgctgtggtcttccctcagatccaccagccactgtgcatcactgttgtgtgatgcctccctttcccatatacccttccagtactgttcagtttccagccttggtgggtctgctctgttgttattaccctgccattgagagtgcactttcgcaggttgtgttgcgaacagccggtttattcgtctggcttccttatctctggtgtatctctttaggcggctggccaaggcttgtagcctttgcttggcagtttcgagtgcttcaggtatgggcatctgactgtacctcttgggcatcggtcttttcattgcacctctatgggcctctgtcatttggctcacttccctccgagctgccttgatttttgcctccaaccttcgtttccatggtgggtattgtttctcatggctcccatggttgctcttatagccaagcatctctaggatcactgatgctgaagcgtatatcagctcattggtttctgtgattgttgtggtagggatcgctctcaatgctgcattcacatcttccatgagactttctgatggtacttcacttagccgttgtagtagggttcggggttgcctgttcaatctcgccatgatcttatctttcaggtcagtcgctgcctcgctcagcgtttctgtgcttattggggcttcgtacccaatttccggttggggagatggtgaaacctcccctctgacctggcgtcctggtcagaggggaggctcccccttgccgtagcatttgtgttgtatatatatatatatatatatatatatatatatatataggaagTGGTAGAAAGTAAAGCCACCATATAAACTCAGAAACCATATACAGTAAACGCACACATGAATTTAGGGTTTATTACTTTAACCATAACAATAAGGTGAATCTCTCTTTATTTTGACTATCAATTCAATCATAATTGTTCTTTTTATCACAGGCAAGAGTTATAATAGTgcactttttatatttaaattatgatacagacatttctttttttaaacaccttATTCTACTGACCCATATGAATGAAGAATAGTTTACAATCTTAGCCAGAGTTGGGTCAATGAAAGTGAAGGTGATAATCGAGTGGATGAGAAAGATGTAACTAATGACCGTGAGCAATCATAACGTGTGTACAGACAGTGAAGCAAACAACTCCGTACAGTTTCTCTTGTGGTGACGGCTACACAACAGGTGAAAAGGCAAACAGACAAGGCATAAAAGCAAGAGATGGAGCCAATTAGCAAGCACTCAATGCGAGTGAGTGAAGTAGGTGCCTGTTAGGGTTCAGCTATGTTTAATATTCCTGGGTCAGTTAAAATCTCTGCGTGTCATTAGCTCaaaatgcagctgctgtacagtttTCAGCCCACTCTCAGTCTGCCATCGTCGCCATGTCTCACATGTTTCAGTTACCATTGATGACAAAAAAGGGacgtgacacacaaacaaatctaACTATCTTGGACGAAATGTTTTTCCACTTCAATCAGTGTGAGTGGTAAAAAAGGAGTAATGAGAGtaactaaataaataagaacAGGTTTGTTGAATTAGCTgttgatacagtatatatatatatttgcaaATGTATATGTACTTTGTAAATGAATACatgacacacacaaccacatggtcaaataaatacatgagtaatgtcaataaataaataaatggattaaTAAGAGGACAAATGTAAAAaggaagtaaaaaagaaaattgaaAACACAATTGTAACATTATTTATCTCTCTGAAAACATCCTGCACTGTTGTTGCATATTGTGCTGTATGGAAGACTGGTGATGAAGATGGACTAATCTGACAGAGCACTGGAGTCATACTTGACTGTCCGAGCCGCTACGCCTGCTTGCAGAATGGTGAGCCTCTCTGTGAGGTGCATGATGGACTACTTGGCTTGTTGTGAACACTGAAGTGATAAGCACAGGGAGTAGGAGCCGTTTTATATACTTTCCATTTTGAAGTCCTGTTCCTGGGATGAGGAATTGACATCGCAAGCCATTACCAAGTCCAGCATCATGAAAATGTCCAGGTGAATATTGttcttttatgttgtttttccGAGTCAGTATGTGAATACTATGGCAATAGTTGACAAGCCCGACAAGAAAGGTGGCTTCTGTTTGATCCACAGGTCAACAGGCCAGGAATGCTCTTCTCATTCAATCCGGGCACATACAGCTATGATGAGGTTCATGGAACTATTCACGCATAGTGTTTTGTTGATATAGTAATGTTTATATTTCTGTTCAAATCAAAAATACTTTTCTTCGGAGCAACAGGGGTACAATGCAAAAATCAAAGATGCACTGTTTCATAGTGTCTCTgagtaaaaagaaaatacaaaagaaTCAAAACATTTAAGAAAGTCAAACCAGTCAGCTTCCACTTTTTCCGTTACCGTCTTTACTGCTATGACTGTGCTACTGACGTCCTCCAAAGAAATATGTAAACATAAttacaaactaaataaaaaaatattttttcacaTTCACATATTTAGCTTACTtagttgttattttttttacctcaggAGAAGATAATGCTGAAATACCAGGAAAATGGTGACCTTTGTTCAGCTCATCACCACTCAGGTGTAGAAGCAGGTTGCTGACGttagctgttagggtttaactGTATTTGATCCAGTACAGATTGGCAATTGCATGTTGCTTTATAGTGACGTGAGCACACTGGTTAACTTTAAGAGTAATTTAGAGAACCATCACAACACGTATTTGCTTTTGGCATCAGATACTGTATAGCAATGATATGACAGTCTAGCCTATCTTATCATGCCAGCATCCTATTTGCTAACTGACATGCACATTAGCACTTCAAAACTCCTACTTGGATCTGTGAAGCTGTGTTTATGATGGACACCAAACTACTCGTTCATATCTTATTTTTTCATTAAAGGGTAGTTCCTTAACACTGCTTTCTTGTGGGAATTCTGTTGGTCCAAAAGccgaaaaaacaaaatattgttGAGTTGTTGGGGAAAAATAGAATGATAGGGAAAAAGCCAATCCTTGCAATCGCCTTCGATAAGTCaaggaggaggagtaggaaTAGCTCGTGGCTTGCAGGGACACCTGGAGATGAAGTCCTACTGTCTTCTTCCTGGGGAAACTCGGCGTCCTGCTGCACGGCGTCACTTCCTATCCTACGGCTGGGACTGGGTTCCATTGGACGACAGTAATCGGGTTCTCTCCTTTGCTGAGCCTCTGCGCTGCAGAACTCCCCCGCTGCCTCCGATGCCTCCGCCATCTGCCCGGTCGCCCCACTCGCACCTGTCGCCCCCACCCTCAGAGCGCCTCGAGTTTTGGCGGGTGGGGGTCCCATGGGGCCGGCCGTTCTTCTCATCTGGGAAGGGATCAGGAGACAAGAACAGGAGAGTCGCTCTAAAGCAATTGTTGATCATCACCAGAAATTGGTGTAATGACTGTAAGTGCATGATGTCTCAATACAGAGCTGTAAAACAATATTAGCATGACAAATTATTGGCCTTATCCAATGAGTATATAACAGTTTAGTCTTCATTAAATGACATTAAGACAGCAGAACTGTATATGAAAGCTGGTACCACACTATCAGGTGTGTAAGGCATCTCACCACATAGGACTTGCACCATAGGTTGATCATGGGAGCTGAGAAGCTGGGCTTGAATCGTTTCCACCACTCGTCTGAACCTGCGACTCGGACCTAAAGACATGgacatttaattttttacatatctgaacaaaaatattcatatttgtgCATAAACAATCTTATTACAAGGCTTTAGAGTCCAATCATGACATAGCTGATTAACTGATACAAATCCTTTAACTGGTATCTGTCCTGTTGTATGTAACAAGCAATTGAACCTTTTTCCAAGAATGTTAGTTTTAAGTAGCAGCAATTAAAAGCAGGTTGAAAATAGTCAAGTGTTGCACTGTCCACTCCATTTGCCTGATATCAGGGTGAACGTCACGCTGTAGAttcctgtctctctcctgcCCTCCCTTTCGGTCCTCTCCCTGTCccgctctctctcgccctcgGAAAAGGCAATGTCCACCTGGAACTTGACGGGTTTCTGGAAGACAGAAGGGCCGCCGGAGGACTTGTACTCGGCCCGGAAGCTGGTCTGGGAGAGGACGCTGTGACTGAGCGACGGGATCTGGGTGGTagggagacagagaagaagcagagagacCGACAGACTTACGAGGCGGGAAAGGTACGGGGGCAAACGTGAGTTCAGGGAGACaaagggtgagggtgaggaaaagagagaaagagtgagCCATTTGTGAAAGAAAAGTGCCCTATTAACATGCCATGAGTGAgaaaattgaaataaaaaaagactgaaATAATGAAAGAATGAAGTGCATATGGTATGAAACTGTGTGTGACTTTGACTTTTAGAGCTTTGTCAGTGAACGCTAGGTTTTCTAGAGCCCAGCTTTGACAGTGAGAGGCATGAGAGACAGACGACATCAGATACttacagacaggaaggcatGGACAATGTCAGCTTTGACAGAACTCAGAGGTTTGTCTCTGATAACCACAAAGAtctgctcctctttctccaAGCCGATGAAGTTCCCAAACCAGGACTTCTTAGCCAGCCTGGGAGACAGACGGGAAAAAGTACAGTAAGGCCGAACACCCGGAGCCGTAGAAAACACAGAACAGCCCAAACCCCTGGAGCACAAGCAACGGGCTGTGAGTCGTCACATGAAAATCACATTCTCAGGTCAGTGTATTGAATTTATCAAGAGCCACGGCATTAGTCTGTCTACAACAGGTGTCTCTTGGGTCCAACCCTCATCTCGGCCTGGGACTTACTCAGGGCTGGATTCTGGCGTTAGACTGGACATGTCTTCTGATGTAGGAACTAAAAGAGAGAAATAAGTTTATATATGATTGCCATTTGAAGTCTGAAATGAGGAAACCTTTTGACTGATTACCTAGTTTGGACCGGTTGCATCATTCCCGTGCAACTAATATTACACGGCAACAAGActaaagaaacacacagaattCACCTTGGAGTTTACGGCGATGGAAACGGGGGGATCCCAGCAGGTTGTTCTTAAAAGAATTGAGGCGTGTCCTCCAGTGGGCGGAGCTGCTGGCTGCCATGCCACTTCCCCCTCCTGGGCTGGAGGGTGGGGTCAGCGACAGCGAGcccacgcctcctcctccctccgcccgtgaggaagatgaggacgaggaagaggagggcggGGTGGAGGAAGGGTGATGAGGGTGGTGGACAGGGGTGCCCAAGGGTGTGGGCAACGGAGAGCCCTGGGGAGTTACCTGTGGCACAGAGTGGGCAGAGTTTGGGTAGAAGCTCTTAGTCACTGACTTTAGGACAGAGGACGAAGGGAAGAAGAAACGGGGGATGGGTGACAGGAGCGGAGAAGGAGAGGGTGAGCGGGAAGATGGGTTGTGCAGAGGCAGGGATTTGATGGGCTGCAGATGGGGTCGGTCAGCAGGTCCCTTGCTGGGCAGGGTCTGGGTCTTTGGGTTGGGGGGAACTTTGAGCTTGTCAAAAGCCCGTGTTGAGCGAGGAGTGGTGGCGCTTCCTTGTTTGGGCTCCTTTGTGAGAGGGGTAGCAGTGGCAGAGGTGAcatctgattggctgaaagTGAAGACGGGGCTCTGATAGGACTGGGGGGTGGGTTTGTAGGGTGGGAGAGATGGAAAACAAGAAAGAGAGGGAATGGAACATGGAGAAAGGATGGAAATGAATATCATGCCTCATGACAAAAGAGTGCAACTTGTGAGTAGTGAAAGTGCCGAATCTATAAGGTTTTCATGAAGTCGAATGTAAGCATTACTTTTTACTGTATGCGACTGAAGGTTTAGTGACAGTTCAGGGTTGATCATGTATTGACAGAGGACAGTGGCAGTGAAAGTGTAGTTGCTGGCTGGTTATTTTCTCTATGGACCGTTTTAATTTTTAACATATTTGCTATCTAACACAGcaaaataatgataaataataagGTTCTAGTACagagacatgaaaacaaaaaataaccTGCCGGGTGGGACAGTGCATCTGAAGAACATGATCATGTCAAAGGACATTTTACGGGGTTGTGAAGCGTTTTAATGCAGGAGTGAAACACAGAAAAAACTGCAGCACACACTGAGAATTAAGGCATCGTGAACTACCTTGTAAAATAAACGAATACATAAGAGGTGGTAGTGTTCGTCCAAAGTGCATGCTCACATCATAATAGAAAATGGTGCGGGTCGTTAACGCAGCCAGAACTTGTAAAGTGTGTTGAGAGGCGGCCAACAGGCCCTTACCCTGGGACTGCTCAGGGGACTGGAGGACAGACCGGTGGAGGCTCCGCTGACTGAACGCGACCTGAAGAGAGCGCAGATCACAAACTCATCAAAGCGTGCGTAGCGCGGGCGCGGGCGCGCGTGTGCGGGTGCGGCCCGTACCTCTGGCTGTGTGCAGCCGTGTCCAGGGCCCGGCGCGGGGGCGTGGGCGAGCCCTGCTCCGTCACGCTCAGCACCTCCAGGCTCTTCCTCTCCGGGCGGCAGCGGCCGTGGCGCGTCAGCATCGGCGAGTCCACGCGCTTCCGCGGAGGATCTGCTGAGGAGGCGACAAGGTCGTTACGGGATCGGCCGCAGCGGCAGCTGCTTCGCCAATGGGGAAACGGCCGGCCTTGTTAGTGTTCCTTGAAACACACGCGGTGAATAAAAAGGAGAGGCGTTATTTCATCtccagcatctctctctctctctctctctctcgctcgctcatcCAGCGTGCAACTGCTCTTTTGCAGTTCTGGAGAGTAAGAACGCGCTCAAAGCGGTTCTTCCACAGGCCTTTCACTCGCTGAGCCATCTGTGACTGTGATAAACATAGCCTCAGTCGCACTGGCAGGATCGCTGCACTCTCCCAGTTTTTTCCTTACAGGAAACCTTACAAATACAATGCTGGAGACATTATAAACGTGTATTTGAATGTCAGATTCGCTGACAGAGGTGACGGGTACCTGTGTGTCAGACTGCGGTACCCTCTACTCTGAGAAACAGAAGCTGTGAAGGGCTGCTCCCCCTCTGGTGGGTCCTTCCGCCCCCTAGTGACTGACCTACATCATTGCGTGGAGGCAGGTCCTCGTCCTCGTAGCTGgggtagcgctccttcctgtcCAGCAGTAGGTAATAGATCATCttctcctggttttctctgACACAAACAACGACAGAGGGGAACTCATAAAGACGGCCGGGGTGTTCAAATGTTAGCTGTAAAAAGCAGCCATAAAAactctgctttctttcttttttaaagtTGACAAGGGCTACTTGAGGGAAACATTGCTTTGATTTTCGTGACTTTAAATAGATATTTCTGGGCAACACATCAAAGCCCACTGTCACAGGACTTGTTCTCTGGAGGATTGCATTCCCTGAATTTGGACGCATCTTTCTTCTGtgcaccatcacacacacacacacacacacacacacacacacccacccacacacacacacacacacacacacacacacacacacacacacacaccaataaattaaaaaataataatgcttACTCTTCACATTGCAAGTCACGCGTTAGCTTGACTCGGTCTCGGAAACAGCCCAGCGAGTGCATGCTGTCCAACACATCTGGGTCCAGCTCAGTCAGGGACAGgattctcctcacacacactcgcctGGGAGGAGGCTGCTCCGGACACGGCTCGTTCCGACCGCCCCTGGGAGtcgcacacacagcacagcgcAGCACAGCGCAGCACATGACGACGCGCGCCGCATATTCCACATCATAGGATTCATTTCATGTCACAGTCAAACAGGTCAAATTAAAGCCATACTCACAGATACCAGGCGTGTTTCTGGATGGCCTCTAGCTGTAAGGGGCGACAGGGCAGATGGGGCCATtattttctacagtctgttagCAGCCAGATGGCCGCAAGGCTGTGCTGTGTAAACACTTTATTCCAGACCCTTCAAACAGTCAATTCACACATGTTTGCTCTGTACAGTAAGATAAATAGAATCTGTGGTCTTAAAGCTGCCATGTGAATAAAGTCTCCACCTGAGACTTATGACATGTGGATCTCGGGGGTTTGGACCTATTTTACTCTGCATGCGAGGCCACAGTCTCGTACCGTGAGCCTCTTTTCCGGGTTGACCTCAATCATGCCCTTCAGGAGCGACTGGCAGTCCGGGGGGATGAAGTGGGGCATGTGGAACACCCCGCTCTTCACCTTCTCCAGGAGCTGTCGTAGGTTATCGTGGTCAAAAGGCAGGGCGccctgtgacgaagaagaagagcgAAGAAAGCGGGCGTTTCACACAAACCGAGCGCGGACGGCGACGCCGTTAGACGGCGTTTACAGGCCGAAGACTCACCACCAGCAGAGCAAAGAGTATGACCCCGCAGCTCCACACGTCTGCCCTCCGTCCGTCATATTTTTCCCCCTGACAACGACAGAATGCGCATAAATTCATTTAACACGGCCCATTTCACTGTAATAATGAGCCACATTAATTAAGGTCAGTGAGACTTTCAGCTGACTTAAGGCTTTCCTCGCGTACGGCTCATTTCAAAGCTCATGTCTTTGAAATTAAATCTGTCAAAAGACAAACTGTAATCCGTTTTAATCCAGCACTTAAATTAATCTCAGTCCAAACCACAGTGAAACCATCTTTTATTGATAGAGGCGGATAATCTGGCATGATGAGTGCTCTCTAGTGTCCTGCTGACTAAAGATCGCCCTTCTTCAAACACCACAAGTGACTGGATATTTCTAATCTGAATGGTTCCTTATTATAGTTTTGTTTGTGCAGATTTGAGCCTCGAGGGTGGCATCAGTTTGTAATCAGTACATTTTGACACACTCTGAAAGGGGGGAGACTCTCACCCGTATAACTTCAGGACAAGCATAATGTGGTGATCTAAAATAAAAGCGAAACACAGTGTATTAGATGTGCTTGTTATCATGCAGAACAAGATACATTGACTTAAAATGTTGATGAAAACTCTGGGTTCATGGTTTGAACGCAGGCGTTGTAGGTGGATACTCACCCACAGCTGGTCTCCAACAGACTGTCTCCCACCTGTAGAGAGGCCATGCCAAAGTCAGCTATACGGATGTTGTTCTTTTCATCCAGGAGCAGGTTCTCAGGCTTCAGGTCCCTGTGACTGTAACAAAGAACACAACCTAAAcgattgttgtttttaataaataggTTTAACAGTAATGTTGTGGGCTTGGAGTCACACGTTTTGTGATCATTATATTACAGCTTTACCAGCTATCACCCTGCTGATGACCCAGAATCCAATTGACGCCAGCACTAACCAGATGGAGTGACTGTGGCAGAAATCCAAAGCAGAGATGATCTGCCTGAAGAACTTCCGGGCCTCTTTTGGGGTCAGACGGCCCTTCTTCACCAGGTAGTCAAACAGCTCTCCTCCTGATACATGCTCCAACACCAGATACCTGTCCACACACGCAGACAGCACAGTGATTCAAAGGTTCCACCTCCAAATGACAAGACCAGGTCAAACGGAATCGGCGAGGGGTTCAGCGACAGGAGCAGAGAATGCAGAGTAATATTTAAACCCACTCTCCTAAAAGAAATCAGCGGCAAACACAACGTGCAGACGGCAGATTTGAGCGGGGGAACTCACAGGTATTTGTTATTCTCGTAAACATCGTGCAGCTTCAGCACATGCGGATGCTCAATCAGTTTCAGGATGGCAATCTCCCGCTCAACCTGGTTAGCgaggagagacagaggtgaaggaggaaaCGAGGCTCCGAAGCAGAGCCAACAAGCACCAGGACGGAGAACGGGACTAATATAGGAGTTAAATATAGAGAAGTACGTATACGAAATTAGCAGCATGGTCGTCGGAGTGAGCACAGGCGTCATACTGTACCTTCATCAGGACCGACTCAgacagcttctctctgttcaCTATTTTGATGGCCACCTTCTGACCCGTAATGCAATGGATGCCCAGCTTGACCAGCCCTGATggcagcagggagggaggcaaAGGCAAAATCATGCACAGTTGTCAATGCCACCAATCAGACTCAGGTCTGTGTTACTGgactcacctgtctgtcccTTCCCCAGTGTTTTCTCCAGTCGATAGGGCCCAACATATTGAGCTGACTGACCTAGAGACAGTTCCTTACTCATACTGCACTTACAGAGGGCTAatacactactactactactactacaacaactactactactactaactcTACTACTACTGCACTGATATTATTGCAATCGCTGTCATATATTACAAGCTATACAGAAGttattgtgttttaatggcGTTCAACTTATTTCTATGATAGACGCTGTTCAGCTACGTTGTAGATACTCGGTGTGAGTATACAGATGCAAACAGGTGCTGAATCACCACATCTGGGTGGTGAACGAGCATTGTTCCATCCAGCTGATAAACGTGGGCAAACGTGCTCGTCGCACGGTCGACGTTGATATTTAACAGAAAGCGGTGATGAGACGGCGATGACAGCGTTTACGCGTTAAGCAGCGGCCGCTGCCTTAAATATGAACATGACGAGGTTGGATAAATAATGACGTTTACTTCTGTACAGCGGCTCATTTGTGTAACTTCGACGCTGTGACGTGTGTGGTgatactgtaactactgtatataAGACGGGTAATACGGCAATTAGAGCAGAGTCACGGTAACGGAGTGTCGCCTCGGAGCAAACAGATGTTCACATCTGCTTCTATTCAACGGACTTTAATTACGTCAGCTGGAGTCAAAGCAGTGTGGTTCTGTGAGTCGGGCCTGCATCGCAGGTGCAACAACATGCTATGTAGCCTCGCCGCCGCTCTCCCACACGGCACAGCAGCGAGGCTAGCTGTAGTTTAGCCCCCAACGCCTTCGCCGACGGCCGCCTGTCAAAAGAACCGACTCCCCCCGAAGTCCCCCGGCGTCGCCGAACGGTTAGAATCGTCGCGCGGCCGCGCCATTCCCGCAGTGTTTCCGGATGAAATGCGTATTCCTCGCCGAACGGGCATCTTTAGCGTAGCCTGGTCCTCCCCCTCCCTGTCGCCCTCCCCCGTCTCTGCCTCTCTACATCCCTACAAGTAGCGGATCACAGCATCTTCCctctccttcggcgccgtcctcctccctcggcAGGTGAAAAAAGCACAGATGACCGCAGATCAGCGCCGCGCTATGATCGACGGTGCCGCATCCTTCCCCGCTTGCGGTGATAGTCCACGCAGAGTGCGGGCCCCTGTATTATACTCCCTTCGGTTTTCTTGCCGTAAATCGatattttctctcttctcttccttccttcgcCTCACTCGCATCAGCATCCGGGTCCCactccctctccatcctccctcctcccgctgctcctgctccagatcATCTTGCTCAAAATACGCTTATGTCTGCATTCACCTCATCAGCACCGGCACCTCCCTCACTGTTCGCATGGAAGCGGACGGGACGCTGTGGTGCCACTCTGGCCTGTGTCGGTACCGCTGGTCATGGGACACGTTCATTTAATGACATGAATTTATAGTACAAGCATTGGGACTTTTTACTCAGGTAGATGATTTGGGTAATACTTGGACTTGGACACAATCTTTTACGTTACTTCACCCTCTCCTTTGCGTTTTactgacagctgctgttaaAATTCATAAACCATATGCAGTAATTAACTTACTGAACATGATAGCATAGATTAGTCTCCAAAGCCAGTGAGAAAATTAATGATCTGCAGCCAAAATGCAGCttaaaacatttctaaatgAAATTTATACTATTATAACATTGTCAGTctgaattgttttatttttattttatttttttagtacTAGAAATATAGAATAGAATATTCCAGTTGTATGTACATTAATAGATTAACCAGTTATTTTATCCCAGTCCataataatattcataatattcataatattcataataataatatttataattttctTTCTTGATCCTTCTAATCCTTCAGTATTAAAACACCTGCAGTGATAAAATAGTG of Betta splendens chromosome 19, fBetSpl5.4, whole genome shotgun sequence contains these proteins:
- the brsk1a gene encoding serine/threonine-protein kinase BRSK2 isoform X5, producing the protein MSKELSLGQSAQYVGPYRLEKTLGKGQTGLVKLGIHCITGQKVAIKIVNREKLSESVLMKVEREIAILKLIEHPHVLKLHDVYENNKYLYLVLEHVSGGELFDYLVKKGRLTPKEARKFFRQIISALDFCHSHSICHRDLKPENLLLDEKNNIRIADFGMASLQVGDSLLETSCGSPHYACPEVIRGEKYDGRRADVWSCGVILFALLVGALPFDHDNLRQLLEKVKSGVFHMPHFIPPDCQSLLKGMIEVNPEKRLTLEAIQKHAWYLGGRNEPCPEQPPPRRVCVRRILSLTELDPDVLDSMHSLGCFRDRVKLTRDLQCEEENQEKMIYYLLLDRKERYPSYEDEDLPPRNDVDPPRKRVDSPMLTRHGRCRPERKSLEVLSVTEQGSPTPPRRALDTAAHSQRSRSVSGASTGLSSSPLSSPRVTPQGSPLPTPLGTPVHHPHHPSSTPPSSSSSSSSSRAEGGGGVGSLSLTPPSSPGGGSGMAASSSAHWRTRLNSFKNNLLGSPRFHRRKLQVPTSEDMSSLTPESSPELAKKSWFGNFIGLEKEEQIFVVIRDKPLSSVKADIVHAFLSIPSLSHSVLSQTSFRAEYKSSGGPSVFQKPVKFQVDIAFSEGERERDRERTEREGRRETGIYSVTFTLISGPSRRFRRVVETIQAQLLSSHDQPMVQVLCDPFPDEKNGRPHGTPTRQNSRRSEGGGDRCEWGDRADGGGIGGSGGVLQRRGSAKERTRLLSSNGTQSQP
- the brsk1a gene encoding serine/threonine-protein kinase BRSK2 isoform X4, with the protein product MSKELSLGQSAQYVGPYRLEKTLGKGQTGLVKLGIHCITGQKVAIKIVNREKLSESVLMKVEREIAILKLIEHPHVLKLHDVYENNKYLYLVLEHVSGGELFDYLVKKGRLTPKEARKFFRQIISALDFCHSHSICHRDLKPENLLLDEKNNIRIADFGMASLQVGDSLLETSCGSPHYACPEVIRGEKYDGRRADVWSCGVILFALLVGALPFDHDNLRQLLEKVKSGVFHMPHFIPPDCQSLLKGMIEVNPEKRLTLEAIQKHAWYLGGRNEPCPEQPPPRRVCVRRILSLTELDPDVLDSMHSLGCFRDRVKLTRDLQCEEENQEKMIYYLLLDRKERYPSYEDEDLPPRNDVADPPRKRVDSPMLTRHGRCRPERKSLEVLSVTEQGSPTPPRRALDTAAHSQRSRSVSGASTGLSSSPLSSPRVTPQGSPLPTPLGTPVHHPHHPSSTPPSSSSSSSSSRAEGGGGVGSLSLTPPSSPGGGSGMAASSSAHWRTRLNSFKNNLLGSPRFHRRKLQVPTSEDMSSLTPESSPELAKKSWFGNFIGLEKEEQIFVVIRDKPLSSVKADIVHAFLSIPSLSHSVLSQTSFRAEYKSSGGPSVFQKPVKFQVDIAFSEGERERDRERTEREGRRETGIYSVTFTLISGPSRRFRRVVETIQAQLLSSHDQPMVQVLCDPFPDEKNGRPHGTPTRQNSRRSEGGGDRCEWGDRADGGGIGGSGGVLQRRGSAKERTRLLSSNGTQSQP
- the brsk1a gene encoding serine/threonine-protein kinase BRSK1 isoform X3, whose product is MSKELSLGQSAQYVGPYRLEKTLGKGQTGLVKLGIHCITGQKVAIKIVNREKLSESVLMKVEREIAILKLIEHPHVLKLHDVYENNKYLYLVLEHVSGGELFDYLVKKGRLTPKEARKFFRQIISALDFCHSHSICHRDLKPENLLLDEKNNIRIADFGMASLQVGDSLLETSCGSPHYACPEVIRGEKYDGRRADVWSCGVILFALLVGALPFDHDNLRQLLEKVKSGVFHMPHFIPPDCQSLLKGMIEVNPEKRLTLEAIQKHAWYLGGRNEPCPEQPPPRRVCVRRILSLTELDPDVLDSMHSLGCFRDRVKLTRDLQCEEENQEKMIYYLLLDRKERYPSYEDEDLPPRNDVADPPRKRVDSPMLTRHGRCRPERKSLEVLSVTEQGSPTPPRRALDTAAHSQRSRSVSGASTGLSSSPLSSPRSYQSPVFTFSQSDVTSATATPLTKEPKQGSATTPRSTRAFDKLKVPPNPKTQTLPSKGPADRPHLQPIKSLPLHNPSSRSPSPSPLLSPIPRFFFPSSSVLKSVTKSFYPNSAHSVPQVTPQGSPLPTPLGTPVHHPHHPSSTPPSSSSSSSSSRAEGGGGVGSLSLTPPSSPGGGSGMAASSSAHWRTRLNSFKNNLLGSPRFHRRKLQVPTSEDMSSLTPESSPELAKKSWFGNFIGLEKEEQIFVVIRDKPLSSVKADIVHAFLSSVGLSASSLSPYHPDPVAQSQRPLPDQLPGRVQVLRRPFCLPETRQVPGGHCLFRGRERAGQGEDRKGGQERDRNLQRDVHPDIRSESQVQTSGGNDSSPASQLP